One Deinococcus reticulitermitis DNA window includes the following coding sequences:
- a CDS encoding DUF305 domain-containing protein, which yields MNPYLRFAAMIATSTVLMYGLMYLNTYRWGDVFFSETRVFMALIMGAVMATVMLGFMPKMYPHRRTNTAIVVGSAAVFALSLWLVRSQATIGDVAWMKAMIPHHSIAILTSERARLSDPRVRRLADSIIEAQVREIDEMKALIRELEAGR from the coding sequence ATGAATCCTTACCTCCGTTTCGCCGCGATGATCGCCACCTCGACCGTGCTGATGTACGGCCTGATGTACCTCAACACCTATCGCTGGGGGGACGTGTTCTTCAGCGAAACCCGCGTGTTCATGGCCCTGATCATGGGAGCCGTCATGGCCACCGTGATGTTGGGCTTCATGCCGAAGATGTACCCCCACCGGCGGACCAATACCGCCATTGTCGTGGGCAGCGCCGCCGTGTTCGCCCTGTCGCTGTGGCTGGTCCGGAGCCAGGCGACCATCGGGGACGTGGCGTGGATGAAGGCCATGATTCCTCACCACTCCATTGCCATCCTGACCAGCGAACGTGCCCGTCTCTCGGATCCCCGGGTGCGTCGCTTGGCCGACAGCATCATCGAAGCGCAAGTTCGGGAGATCGACGAGATGAAAGCCCTAATTCGGGAGTTAGAGGCTGGCCGCTAA